The following DNA comes from Flavisolibacter ginsenosidimutans.
TTCGCCGACTTCGTTCTCCTCGATCAAGACCTGATGAAAGCTTCGCCAAAGGCCATAATTGACGCGAAAGTTTTAGCAACTTATATTAGCGGCGTTAAAGTTTATGGCAAGTAGCTTGCGGTAAACTCTTAATACGTTTACTTGTTCACCCGCTCATGTGTTCGAATAAACAGACACTAAACCAATAAGTGAACGTTTGAACAAGTGAACGTGTAAACAATAAATTCCTATTGAAAAACAACGTCATTATGCTCAGAATTGCAATCTTGGATTTAAACGAAGGAAAGCCCAACCAGGGGATGCGCTGCATACGGCAGATCATTTCGGAGTGGAGCGAATTCCACAGTATTGATACGGAGTGGGATGAATTTGAAGTGCGTCTCGAAAACAGTCTGCCCGGTCTTGGGTATGATATTTACATTTCATCGGGCGGTCCAGGTTCACCGTTGGAAGTGAGCGAAAACGGCTGGGAGGAGAATTATTTCCGTTGGATAGACAGCGTGCTTCAATACAACGGAAATCCTGACAACAGCCGCAAAAAACAAGTCTTCTTTATTTGCCATTCTTTTCAATTGGCTTGTCGCCATTTAAAGGTTGGCGAGATTAGTGAACGCAGGAAAACTTCCTTTGGCGTTTATCCCGTTCACGTAACCTTGGCAGGACAACATGAACCTGCGTTTCGCGGTCTGGGCGACCCTTTTTATGTGGTGGACAGCCGCGATTACCAGGTAACCACGACCAATGTTGACAAACTGTTGGAAGAAGGTTCAACCATTCTTTGCATCGAAAAATACCGCGAACACGTGAAGCTTCTGCAAGCCTTAATGGCCATCCGTTTTAACGAATACATGATCGGTACACAGTTTCATCCTGAAGCCGATGCAATAGGCATGAGCATGTACCTGCAACGCGAAGACAAAAAGAAAACGGTGATTGAAAACCACGGCGAAGAAAAATGGCGCTCGATGATTGAACAATTAAACGACCCTGATAAAATTATGTGGACGTATGCCCACATCCTTCCCAATTTTTTAGCCGAAGCGGTAAAGCAATTGAAGCCTGAAATGGCCGTTTAAAGTTGACACCCAACAAAAGAAAAACCTCGCAATGTCGCGAGGTTTTTTATTCGTGTAATTCGTAAGAATTGATATAATCGTTCTCAATTGCAACCAAGATATTCGCACAGCTTCTTTTCCAAATCCTCACCGCGCAAATCCTTGGCAACAATTTTTCCTTTCGGGTCAACCAAAAAGTTTTGCGGAATGGATTGCACGTGGTAAAGCTGCGCTACGGCGTTGTTCCAAAACTGCAAATCGCTCACATGAGTCCAGGTTAGGCCATCTTTTGAAATGGCCTGCGTCCAGGCACCTTTTTGCTGATCAAGCGAAACGCCCAACACGGTAAAATTCTTATCCTTGAATTTGTTGTAAACCTTTACCACGTTAGGATTTTCGGCGCGACAGGGACGACACCAGCTTGCCCAAAAATCTACCAGCACGTACTTGCCGCGAAAGGAAGAAAGCGAAACCGGTTTGTCGTTCACATCATTCTGCGTAAACTCAAGTGCATCGGTGCCGATAGCCCCTACTTTGGCGTATGAGATATAGCTGGCAATTTCTTTTCCGGCAACGGTGTTCTTTAAATTATCGCCGAGAAGAGCAAAGCGTTTTTCTACATCCGTAACGTTTTCTGCGGCTTGCATGGTAGCCGAAACAACAAAGAGCGAAACGTAAGAAGATCGGCGCGGGGTGATGAATTTTTCCACTTCCGATTGAAGCCGTTGAAGCGTTTCGTTGTATCGCGTCATCAACACCGGCTTCTTGTCTTCCGAAGCGTTGTTGATTTGCGTAACAACGGCGTTAAGGTTGTTGAAAATGGGCGTGAAAGTTTGCTGAAACAAGGCAAATTCTTTTTGCGAAGCGGAACCTTCAACCTTCATGTTTTTTAGATCGGCTTTGCTGCCGGAAATTTTTACCGGCGTGTTTTCCAAAAAAAGAAAAACAGATTGCTGTGTTTTTGAATCGTTTTTCATTTTTCCAAAAACGAGTGCGCATGGGCTGGGCTCGGGTACCGAACCTTTGATGGTAAACGCGCCGCCTTTTGCCGTTGTTTTCGTTATAACTTGTCCGCTTCTTGCATCAAGGAGATTCACTTCTTCGTCGCCCAGTCCTTGCACGTTTCCGCTAATTACAAAGCCGCCGGCTTTGCTGGTTTCAGCCAAAGGCCGCTTGCTGTCCTGTGCGTGAACGGATGTAAAAAACAAGGCAGAGGAAAGTAGAAACAGAAAGAGATTTTTCATGTAAGATGATTTGAAATTCGTGTCGCCAAACACTGTGAATTTACTTGGGTTGATGCCGTTTTTCCAACACGCCAATCACGTCGGCCAGCGAACAATTTTTAGCCTGCAATAATACAATGTAATGAAAAAGCAGGTCGGCGGCTTCGCCTAAAAATAACTGTTGGTTAACGTCTTTTGCTTCGATGACCAACTCTACGGCTTCCTCCCCCACTTTCTGGGCAATTTTGTTAATGCCCTTGCCAAACAACTGCCTAACGTACGAGGTCTGATCATCGCTTACGCGGCGCAACGCAATGATTTGTTCGAGGTAGCTTAAAAAGTCTTCCTTATGATTTTTTTCCGACCAGCAGGTATCGGCTCCGGTGTGACAAACCGGCCCGGTGGGTACGGCCTTCACCAGCAAAGAATCTTTATCGCAATCCAGCAAAATCTGTCGCAGTTGCAGGTGGTGGCCGCTTTCCTCGCCCTTTGTCCACAGCCTTTTTTTGGAGCGGCTGTAGAAGGTTACCAGGCCCGATTCCTCAGTTTTCTTCAACGCTTCTTCGTTCATAAAGCCCAGCATCAAAACTTTTTGCGTGTTGTAATCCTGAACGATGGCCGGTGCCAACCCGTCGGGATATTTTTTAAAATCTACGTCCATCGAACAAAAATAGAAAAAGGTTTGTGGTTGGTAGTTTGTCGTTTGTAATTGAAGCCTTGTTTGATGAGACGTCTTTTGTTTATTCCGGTATTTTAAAAGCCGTATGGTACGGTTTTTTAACCGTTCGGCTGTGGCTGTTTGTTGTGCGCTGCTTTAAAATAATTTATTGACTATTTTTAGGCGGAATCGGCAACCAAACCACAGACGAAAAATATTTTTCATGAAGATTACGAACGAAGTTAAAGTCGGCCTTCTCGCCATTGCGGCCATCATCGTTTTAGTTATCGGCTTTAATTTTTTAAAAGGTTCCAGCTTTTTTTCCAAGCCTTTTACGCTGTACGCTCACTTCCCCAACATCGGCTCTTTAGAAAAATCCAACGACGTTAAAATAAACGGTCTTACGGTAGGCAAGGTTTACAATTACAAAGCAGCCGACAAAGAAGTAAACAGCATTACCGTAGAAATCCGCATTGATAAGGACATCGCTATTCCCAAAAATTCCGTGGCTTTTATTGACGGTTCTGTTTTGGGCTCGCCTTATATAAACGTTCAAAAAGGCACGGCAGGAGACTATTTAAAATCGGGCGACAGTATCTCCACCAAATTGGAGATGGGTTTGCTCGGAGGCCTGCAGGCGCAGGTAGCTCCCACCATCACCCGTTTGAACGAAACCTTTGATTCGTTAAAGCTGGTCATTGGCGGTTTGAACAGCATCTTTGACCCAAGTACAAAGAATAATCTTCGTTCGCTCATCACCAATCTTACGCTTTCTTCGGCCCAATTAAACCAATTGCTTAACGCACAAAGCGGTGCGCTGGCGCAATCGCTCGGCAACATGAACGCCATTACGGCCAATCTCGCCAAGAACAACGACGCCATCACGTCTTCGATTCGTAATGTAGAAGTTACAACCTCACATTTGGCTGGCGCCAACATCGAAGGCATGGTATCGGCCCTGCAAAGCACCATCAATCAATTGCAAAGCACCATCGGCAAATTCAACAACAACAACGGCACGCTTGGCTTGCTTATGAACGACCGCGGGCTGTACGACAAACTCGAAGGCAATACAACGCGTTTGAATCAAGGTCTTTTGAGTTTGGAAATTTTGTTGGACGACATTCGGGTACATCCTAAACGCTATCTTAATATTTCCGTGTTCGGTGGTAAGAAGGCGGCCGAGCCAATAACTTCGCCGGCAGCCAAGG
Coding sequences within:
- a CDS encoding type 1 glutamine amidotransferase; its protein translation is MLRIAILDLNEGKPNQGMRCIRQIISEWSEFHSIDTEWDEFEVRLENSLPGLGYDIYISSGGPGSPLEVSENGWEENYFRWIDSVLQYNGNPDNSRKKQVFFICHSFQLACRHLKVGEISERRKTSFGVYPVHVTLAGQHEPAFRGLGDPFYVVDSRDYQVTTTNVDKLLEEGSTILCIEKYREHVKLLQALMAIRFNEYMIGTQFHPEADAIGMSMYLQREDKKKTVIENHGEEKWRSMIEQLNDPDKIMWTYAHILPNFLAEAVKQLKPEMAV
- a CDS encoding TlpA disulfide reductase family protein — encoded protein: MKNLFLFLLSSALFFTSVHAQDSKRPLAETSKAGGFVISGNVQGLGDEEVNLLDARSGQVITKTTAKGGAFTIKGSVPEPSPCALVFGKMKNDSKTQQSVFLFLENTPVKISGSKADLKNMKVEGSASQKEFALFQQTFTPIFNNLNAVVTQINNASEDKKPVLMTRYNETLQRLQSEVEKFITPRRSSYVSLFVVSATMQAAENVTDVEKRFALLGDNLKNTVAGKEIASYISYAKVGAIGTDALEFTQNDVNDKPVSLSSFRGKYVLVDFWASWCRPCRAENPNVVKVYNKFKDKNFTVLGVSLDQQKGAWTQAISKDGLTWTHVSDLQFWNNAVAQLYHVQSIPQNFLVDPKGKIVAKDLRGEDLEKKLCEYLGCN
- the hisIE gene encoding bifunctional phosphoribosyl-AMP cyclohydrolase/phosphoribosyl-ATP diphosphatase HisIE, whose amino-acid sequence is MDVDFKKYPDGLAPAIVQDYNTQKVLMLGFMNEEALKKTEESGLVTFYSRSKKRLWTKGEESGHHLQLRQILLDCDKDSLLVKAVPTGPVCHTGADTCWSEKNHKEDFLSYLEQIIALRRVSDDQTSYVRQLFGKGINKIAQKVGEEAVELVIEAKDVNQQLFLGEAADLLFHYIVLLQAKNCSLADVIGVLEKRHQPK
- a CDS encoding MlaD family protein — encoded protein: MKITNEVKVGLLAIAAIIVLVIGFNFLKGSSFFSKPFTLYAHFPNIGSLEKSNDVKINGLTVGKVYNYKAADKEVNSITVEIRIDKDIAIPKNSVAFIDGSVLGSPYINVQKGTAGDYLKSGDSISTKLEMGLLGGLQAQVAPTITRLNETFDSLKLVIGGLNSIFDPSTKNNLRSLITNLTLSSAQLNQLLNAQSGALAQSLGNMNAITANLAKNNDAITSSIRNVEVTTSHLAGANIEGMVSALQSTINQLQSTIGKFNNNNGTLGLLMNDRGLYDKLEGNTTRLNQGLLSLEILLDDIRVHPKRYLNISVFGGKKAAEPITSPAAKDTVRVKY